The stretch of DNA ACGCTGAAGAACGCGGTCGCCTATGAGGACTGGGTCGCGGAAGCGGACGGCAAGTTCAAGTGGAAGGACTTTGACGAAAATACCGCGGCCGCGATGTGCTACACCTCGGGCACCACGGGCGATCCCAAGGGCGTCTTGTATTCGCATCGCGGCAACGTGCTGCACGCGCTGATGGCCAACAACAAGGATGCGCTCGGCACATCCGCATCCGACACCATGCTGCCCGTGGTTCCGTTGTTCCACGCCAATAGCTGGGGCATCGCCTTCTCCGCGCCCTCGATGGGCACCAAGCTGGTGATGCCCGGCGCCAAGCTCGACGGCGCTTCGGTCTACGAGCTGCTGGACTCCGAGAAGGTGACGTATACCGCGGGCGTTCCGACGGTGTGGCTGATGCTGCTCAACCACATGGCCGCCGGCAATCTGAAACTGCCGCATCTGCGCATGGTGGTCTGCGGCGGCTCGGCGATGCCGCGCACGATGATCAAGTCGTTCGTCGACATGGGCGTGCAAGTGCGCCACGCCTGGGGCATGACCGAAATGAGTCCGATCGGAACGCTAGCCACCCTGAAGCCTCCCTTCAACACGCTCACCGGCGAGGAGCGGCTCGACATCCTACAGACCCAGGGCTACCCGCCGTTCGGCGTCGAGATGAAGATCACCGACGATGCCGGCAAAGAGCTGCCGTGGGACGGCAAGACCTTCGGCCGCCTCAAGGTGGCCGGCCCCGCCGTCGCCAAGGCCTATTTCAAGATCGATACCAATATCCTCGACGACGAGGGCTTCTTCGACACCGGCGACGTCGCGACCATCGACCAGCACGGCTATATGCGGATCACCGACCGCTCCAAGGACGTCATCAAGTCCGGCGGCGAGTGGATTTCGTCGATCGATCTGGAAAATCTCGCGGTCGCCCATCCCGCGGTCGCGGAAGCGGCCGTGATCGGCGTCTACCATCCGAAATGGGACGAGCGTCCGCTCTTGATCGTCCAGCTCAAGGCCGGCCAGCAAGCGACGCGCGAGGACATCCTGAAATTCATGGATGGCAAGATCGCCAAATGGTGGATGCCCGATGACGTCGCCTTCGTCGACGGCATTCCCCACACCGCAACCGGCAAGATCCTGAAGACCGCGTTGCGCGAGCAGTTCAAGAGCTACCGCTTCCCGAACGCGGCAGCGTGAGGCGAAGCCGGCTCTCAATTCAGAAAGGCCGCCTTCCCGCAAAAAAGCTAATCTCCGCATATTATGCGGAGATTAGGACCTCTATTCCCCGCAAACGGGAAAGCAGGTCGGCACGACGTGGCGGG from Bradyrhizobium sp. AZCC 1693 encodes:
- a CDS encoding fatty-acid--CoA ligase, with amino-acid sequence MLGLMQDWPLLCHRIIEHAAKYHGTQEVVTRSVEGPIHRTNYAEIHARALKVSQRLDRDGIKLGDRVATIAWNTWRHLEAWYGIMGIGAICHTVNPRLFPDQIAWIINHAQDRVVMVDITFVPILEKIAAHLPSVERYIVLTDKAHMPQTTLKNAVAYEDWVAEADGKFKWKDFDENTAAAMCYTSGTTGDPKGVLYSHRGNVLHALMANNKDALGTSASDTMLPVVPLFHANSWGIAFSAPSMGTKLVMPGAKLDGASVYELLDSEKVTYTAGVPTVWLMLLNHMAAGNLKLPHLRMVVCGGSAMPRTMIKSFVDMGVQVRHAWGMTEMSPIGTLATLKPPFNTLTGEERLDILQTQGYPPFGVEMKITDDAGKELPWDGKTFGRLKVAGPAVAKAYFKIDTNILDDEGFFDTGDVATIDQHGYMRITDRSKDVIKSGGEWISSIDLENLAVAHPAVAEAAVIGVYHPKWDERPLLIVQLKAGQQATREDILKFMDGKIAKWWMPDDVAFVDGIPHTATGKILKTALREQFKSYRFPNAAA